In Proteus terrae subsp. cibarius, the genomic stretch CTCCCCGTGTGCTCATAGGCCAAGCGGAATATTCCGAGATCGGATTCAGCTTTGCCTTCGCCACTGTCGCGCTTGTAATGATCGTGACAACCCGTTTCGCGAAGTCCTTTGTCGCCAGATGGGGCATCGCAGGATGCGTGGCGCGTGGGATGGCGTTGCTTGTTTGCGGAGCGGTCCTGTTGGGGATCGGCGAACTTTACGGCTCGCCGTCATTCCTCACCTTCATCCTACCGATGTGGGTTGTCGCGGTCGGTATTGTCTTCACGGTGTCCGTTACCGCGAACGGCGCTTTGGCAGAGTTCGACGACATCGCGGGATCAGCGGTCGCGTTCTACTTCTGCGTTCAAAGCCTGATAGTCAGCATTGTCGGGACATTGGCGGTGGCACTTTTAAACGGTGACACAGCGTGGCCCGTGATCTGTTACGCCACGGCGATGGCGGTACTGGTTTCGTTGGGGCTGGTGCTCCTTCGGCTCCGTGGGGCTGCCACCGAGAAGTCGCCAGTCGTCTAACCGACGACTGGTAGCAGGCCCGCTCCGATGCGGCGCACTAACCATCGAAACCTCGTGAATGTCGGTATCCTGTCTGGCAGGATACCGCTCATTTCCCTTGTTCAGTTCATCGCCGTCGCCGAGCATCTGAATTTTCGGCATGCGGCCAAGGCACTTGGTATCAGCCAGTCGAGCGTCAGCGCGCGTGTGAAAGCGCTGGAGGATAACCTTGGTGTCCTGCTATTTGAGCGCCATGCGCGGGGCGTTCGGCTAACAGACGCAGGCAGGCACTTCATGGAGCGTGTCACGGCGGGTGTCGATCAACTCGATCACGCAGTGAAGACCGCGGAGTGACGGGCACTGGCTGGCAATGTCTAGCAACGGCAGGCATTTCGGCTGAGGGTAAAAGAACTTTCCGCTAAGCGATAGACTGTATGTAAACACAGTATTGCAAGGACGCGGAACATGCCTCATGTGGCGGCCAGGACGGCCAGCCGGGATCGGGATACTGGTCGTTACCAGAGCCACCGACCCGAGCAAACCCTTCTCTATCAGATCGTTGACGAGTATTACCCGGCATTCGCTGCGCTTATGGCAGAGCAGGGAAAGGAATTGCCGGGCTATGTGCAACGGGAATTTGAAGAATTTCTCCAATGCGGGCGGCTGGAGCATGGCTTTCTACGGGTTCGCTGCGAGTCTTGCCACGCCGAGCACCTGGTCGCTTTCAGCTGTAAGCGTCGCGGTTTCTGCCCGAGCTGTGGGGCGCGGCGGATGGCCGAAAGTGCCGCCTTGCTGGTTGATGAAGTACTGCCTGAACAACCCATGCGTCAGTGGGTGTTGAGCTTCCCGTTTCAGCTGCGTTTCCTGTTTGGGGTCGTTTGCGGGAAGGGGCGGAATCCTACGCTAAGGCTTTGGCCAGCGATATTCTCCGGTGAGATTGATGTGTTCCCAGGGGATAGGAGAAGTCGCTTGATATCTAGTATGACGTCTGTCGCACCTGCTTGATCGCGGCCGCGATAGCTAGATCGCGTTGCTCCTCTTCTCCATCCGCGTTCCAAGCTGCGGAAAGGCACCCATAAGCGTACGCCTGGTCGAGCAGGCGACGCGGATCGACGTCCAGCGCACGAGAGAATGCGTCCGCCATCTGTGCAATGCGTCTAGGATCGAGACAAAGGTCGTCTCTGTCAGCCGGATCGTAGAACATATTGGCGGCGCCAAAGCCCACTTCACCGACCAGACCGACGGGATCTATCACCAGCCAGCCGCGACTGGAGAACATGATGTTTTCATGATGCAGATCGCCATGTAGCCCACGCAGTTCCGAGGCATTGCTCATCATTTGATCGGCTATAATCGCCGCGTGGACGTAGTCAGTTTGACAACCTGCGTTTTGATCATCGCGCGCCCGCTGAAACAAAGCTGCAAAGCGATCCCGGATCGGGAGAAGGGCAGAAGGCAGGGGTTCCTCAGATGCGGCATACAGCTTCGCCATTAGTTCCGCTGCAATTTCGGTCGCCTGGTAGTCGCCGTGCTCGGCAACGATGTGAGAGAGCATTCGCTCCCCGGCATATTCGAGCAACATCAGATTGTTCTCACGACCGAGCAACCGGACTGCTCCCCTCCCATTGCGCCATACCAGATAGTCGGCCCCGCGCAGTTCATCAGCAATGTCTTCTATAGGTTTCAATCCCTTGACGATTGCAGGAGTCCCGTCTGGCAATGAAACTTTCCAAACGAGGCTGGAAAAGGTGTCCGCAATGAGAACAGGTTGCGAAACGTGCCAATGAGCAGGAAAAACAGGCGGCATGAACATCAACCCCAAGTCAGAGGGTCCAATCGCAGATAGAAGGCAAGGCGTTCGCGGTCGGGGGCTTCGATCCCCAATACATTGAATAGGACAGCGAAGGCGCGCTCTGCTTCATCTGGCGCTGCCCAGTTCTCTTCGGCGTTAGCAATCATGAGTGCCAAATCGGCATAGCGATCTGCTGTTCCGAGCCGCCCAAGGTCGATCAGACCCGTGCATTGAAGAGTTTTAGGGTCCACCATGAAGTTCGGCATGCAGGGATCACCATGGCAAACAACCATATCGGTGCGCTCTTGGTCGAGCCGCACCGGTAGCTCTCGTTCGACACGAGCCAAAAGATCGAGCTGCGGCGTACTCTTGTCCTCGTCCGGTAAGAAGTCGGGATTGACGGCATTGCGGGACACCACATCAACGGCGCGTCCGAACATTCGCGACAGCCTGCGCTCAAACGGACATTGATCAACCGATAGGCTGTGAACAGCGCCAAGTTGCTGCCCCATTGACGGCCACGCTTTGAGCAAATCCGCTCCAGACAGATCAGCCGCCGGTACTCCCGGAATTGCCGTTATCACCAAGCATGCACCCTCCTGTTCCTCCTGCCAGTTGATGACCTCGGGGCAAGCCACACCTCGACCTTTGAGCCAAATGAGGCGGTCACGCTCTCCAGCGAGCTCACCGCGGCGGGAAGCAGGTGCGATTTTCGCGAAGGCATGCCCGTCACCACGTCGAAAAACAAAATCACCAGATTCTCCGCCTCTGACAGGCAACCAGTCAGAATGCGATTCACCAAAAAAAATATTAGTTCGATTCAATGGAGGTTCCTTCAGTTTTCTGATGAAGCGCGAATATAGAGAAATATCCCGAATGTGCAGTTAACGAATTCTTGCGGTTTCTTTCAGCGCCGCCAATACCGCCAGCCCGTCGCGCAAGGGGCGCGGCTCGTGTGTGCGGATGAAGTCAGCTCCACCTGCGGCGGCGGCAAGCTCTGCAGCGAGTGTCGCGGCCCCGACATCCCCCG encodes the following:
- a CDS encoding LysR family transcriptional regulator translates to MRRTNHRNLVNVGILSGRIPLISLVQFIAVAEHLNFRHAAKALGISQSSVSARVKALEDNLGVLLFERHARGVRLTDAGRHFMERVTAGVDQLDHAVKTAE
- the aph(3'')-Ib gene encoding aminoglycoside O-phosphotransferase APH(3'')-Ib, with translation MNRTNIFFGESHSDWLPVRGGESGDFVFRRGDGHAFAKIAPASRRGELAGERDRLIWLKGRGVACPEVINWQEEQEGACLVITAIPGVPAADLSGADLLKAWPSMGQQLGAVHSLSVDQCPFERRLSRMFGRAVDVVSRNAVNPDFLPDEDKSTPQLDLLARVERELPVRLDQERTDMVVCHGDPCMPNFMVDPKTLQCTGLIDLGRLGTADRYADLALMIANAEENWAAPDEAERAFAVLFNVLGIEAPDRERLAFYLRLDPLTWG
- a CDS encoding aminoglycoside O-phosphotransferase APH(6)-Id → MFMPPVFPAHWHVSQPVLIADTFSSLVWKVSLPDGTPAIVKGLKPIEDIADELRGADYLVWRNGRGAVRLLGRENNLMLLEYAGERMLSHIVAEHGDYQATEIAAELMAKLYAASEEPLPSALLPIRDRFAALFQRARDDQNAGCQTDYVHAAIIADQMMSNASELRGLHGDLHHENIMFSSRGWLVIDPVGLVGEVGFGAANMFYDPADRDDLCLDPRRIAQMADAFSRALDVDPRRLLDQAYAYGCLSAAWNADGEEEQRDLAIAAAIKQVRQTSY